The Henckelia pumila isolate YLH828 chromosome 2, ASM3356847v2, whole genome shotgun sequence genome includes a window with the following:
- the LOC140878118 gene encoding uncharacterized protein — translation MDHAKKDKTSGDGPTKGIINMISEGSTDGDSNRARKAWSQMESLGVEEGRQDAGPIITFGPQDLEGVNLPHNDALLIQAQIVNYDVRRVFVDSGSSGYELSPVKTALYDFAGHTVQPQGEMLLPITLVSGDEKRTVMTRFTLVEAPSSYNVILGRPIMNSFKAVASAYHQKIKFPVGDKVGEVRGDQPSSRKCYAETVKIDYKRARHNGKEEALGGREVCSVEESKSEYEEVEIELGQTGKSVKIARDLDAWLIEALRGCLIQNKDVFAWAQDDLVGVSSQVAEHKLNISPGSRPVLQKKRHFGAEKDKVIAEQVQELLRAGHIKEIQFPTWLSNVVLVPKATGKWRMCVDFRDLNKACPKDCYPLPQIDQLVDSTFGCELLRFMDAYQGYHQIPLAL, via the exons ATGGATCATGCAAAAAAAGACAAAACATCTGGAGACGGGCCAACCAAAGGTATCATTAACATGATATCGGAAGGATCTACGGACGGAGATTCCAACCGGGCTAGGAAGGCCTGGAGTCAAATGGAAAGTTTAGGGGTGGAGGAAGGAAGGCAGGATGCGGGGCCAATCATCACATTTGGACCCCAAGACCTGGAGGGAGTAAACTTACCACATAATGACGCCTTGCTTATACAAGCTCAGATCGTCAATTATGATGTTCGAAGGGTGTTCGTTGACTCGGGAAGCTCA GGTTATGAGTTGAGCCCGGTAAAAACCGCCTTGTATGATTTTGCCGGGCACACCGTCCAACCCCAAGGGGAAATGTTGCTGCCCATCACCTTGGTATCAGGAGATGAGAAGAGGACGGTCATGACAAGATTCACATTAGTGGAAGCACCTTCTTCCTATAATGTCATCTTGGGTAGGCCGATTATGAACTCTTTCAAAGCCGTAGCCTCAGCTTaccatcaaaagatcaaattccCAGTGGGAGATAAGGTCGGAGAAGTCCGAGGAGATCAGCCTTCCTCTCGAAAATGCTATGCCGAGACAGTGAAGATAGATTACAAGAGGGCAAGACATAATGGAAAGGAAGAAGCCCTGGGGGGAAGAGAAGTCTGTTCTGTGGAGGAATCTAAAAGCGAGTATGAAGAGGTAGAGATAGAGCTCGGGCAAACAGGGAAGTCTGTTAAAATAGCCCGGGATTTAGATGCATGGTTGATTGAAGCATTGAGAGGCTGCCTCATTCAGAATAAGGATGTGTTCGCCTGGGCTCAGGATGATTTGGTGGGAGTTTCATCTCAGGTAGCAGAACACAAACTAAACATCAGCCCGGGTTCCCGACCTGTCTTACAAAAGAAGAGGCATTTTGGGGCCGAGAAGGATAAAGTAATAGCGGAGCAGGTTCAAGAGCTATTGCGGGCCGGGCACATCAAGGAAATACAATTTCCTACTTGGTTGTCCAATGTAGTGCTAGTACCAAAGGCTACTGGAAagtggagaatgtgtgtggatttcCGGGATTTAAATAAAGCCTGTCCCAAGGATTGCTATCCTTTACCCCAAATTGACCAGTTGGTGGACTCCACATTCGGGTGTGAGTTGCTGAGATTCATGGATGCATATCAGGGCTATCATCAAATTCCTTTAGCCCTGTAA